One part of the Arabidopsis thaliana chromosome 4, partial sequence genome encodes these proteins:
- the ATSTE24 gene encoding Peptidase family M48 family protein (ATSTE24; FUNCTIONS IN: endopeptidase activity, metalloendopeptidase activity; INVOLVED IN: CAAX-box protein maturation, proteolysis; LOCATED IN: endoplasmic reticulum, vacuole; EXPRESSED IN: 25 plant structures; EXPRESSED DURING: 13 growth stages; CONTAINS InterPro DOMAIN/s: Peptidase M48 (InterPro:IPR001915); Has 2991 Blast hits to 2984 proteins in 996 species: Archae - 162; Bacteria - 1572; Metazoa - 206; Fungi - 172; Plants - 49; Viruses - 0; Other Eukaryotes - 830 (source: NCBI BLink).) — translation MAIPFMETVVGFMIVMYIFETYLDLRQLTALKLPTLPKTLVGVISQEKFEKSRAYSLDKSYFHFVHEFVTILMDSAILFFGILPWFWKMSGAVLPRLGLDPENEILHTLSFLAGVMTWSQITDLPFSLYSTFVIESRHGFNKQTIWMFIRDMIKGTFLSVILGPPIVAAIIFIVQKGGPYLAIYLWAFMFILSLVMMTIYPVLIAPLFNKFTPLPDGDLREKIEKLASSLKFPLKKLFVVDGSTRSSHSNAYMYGFFKNKRIVLYDTLIQQCKNEDEIVAVIAHELGHWKLNHTTYSFIAVQILAFLQFGGYTLVRNSTDLFRSFGFDTQPVLIGLIIFQHTVIPLQHLVSFGLNLVSRAFEFQADAFAVKLGYAKDLRPALVKLQEENLSAMNTDPLYSAYHYSHPPLVERLRAIDGEDKKTD, via the exons ATGGCGATTCCTTTCATGGAAACCGTCGTGG GTTTTATGATAGTGATGTACATTTTTGAGACGTATTTGGATCTGAGGCAACTCACTGCTCTCAAGCTTCCAACTCTCCCGAAAACCTTGGTTGGTGTAATTAGCCAAGAGAAGTTTGAGAAATCACGAGCATACAGTCTTGACAAAAG CTATTTTCACTTTGTTCATGAGTTTGTAACTATACTTATGGACTCTgcaattttgttctttgggATCTTGCCTTGGTTTTGGAAG ATGTCTGGAGCTGTTTTACCGAGGTTGGGCCTTGATCCAGAGAATGAAATACTGCATACTCTTTCATTCTTGGCTGGTGTTATGACATGGTCACAG ATCACTGATTTGCCATTTTCTTTGTACTCAACTTTCGTGATCGAGTCTCGGCATGGGTTCAACAAA CAAACAATATGGATGTTCATTAGGGACATGATCAAAGGAACATTCCTCTCTGTCATACTAGGCCCACCCATTGTTGCTGCGATAATTTTCATAGTCCAG AAAGGAGGTCCTTATCTTGCCATCTATCTGTGGGCATTCATGTTTATCCTGTCTCTAGTGATGATGACTATATACCCGGTCTTGATAGCACCGCTCTTCAACAAGTTCACTCCT CTTCCAGATGGAGACCTCCGGGAGAAGATTGAGAAACTTGCTTCTTCTCTAAAGTTTCCTTTGAAGAAGCTGTTTGTTGTCGATGGATCTACAAGGTCAAGCCATAGCAAT GCTTACATGTATGGTTTCTTTAAGAACAAAAGGATTGTTCTTTATGATACGTTGATTCAGCAG TGCAAGAATGAGGATGAAATTGTGGCGGTTATTGCACACGAGCTTGGACATTGGAAACTGAATCACACTACATACTCGTTCATTGCAGTTCAA ATCCTTGCCTTCTTACAATTTGGAGGATACACTCTTGTCAGAAACTCCACTGATCTCTTCAGGAGTTTCGGATTTGATACACAGCCTGTTCTCATTGGTTTGATCATATTTCAG CACACTGTAATACCACTGCAACATCTAGTAAGCTTTGGCCTGAACCTCGTTAGTCGAGCGTTTGAGTTTCAG GCTGATGCTTTTGCTGTGAAGCTTGGCTATGCAAAAGATCTTCGTCCTGCTCTAGTGAAACTACAG
- the ATSTE24 gene encoding Peptidase family M48 family protein yields MIVMYIFETYLDLRQLTALKLPTLPKTLVGVISQEKFEKSRAYSLDKSYFHFVHEFVTILMDSAILFFGILPWFWKMSGAVLPRLGLDPENEILHTLSFLAGVMTWSQITDLPFSLYSTFVIESRHGFNKQTIWMFIRDMIKGTFLSVILGPPIVAAIIFIVQKGGPYLAIYLWAFMFILSLVMMTIYPVLIAPLFNKFTPLPDGDLREKIEKLASSLKFPLKKLFVVDGSTRSSHSNAYMYGFFKNKRIVLYDTLIQQCKNEDEIVAVIAHELGHWKLNHTTYSFIAVQILAFLQFGGYTLVRNSTDLFRSFGFDTQPVLIGLIIFQHTVIPLQHLVSFGLNLVSRAFEFQADAFAVKLGYAKDLRPALVKLQEENLSAMNTDPLYSAYHYSHPPLVERLRAIDGEDKKTD; encoded by the exons ATGATAGTGATGTACATTTTTGAGACGTATTTGGATCTGAGGCAACTCACTGCTCTCAAGCTTCCAACTCTCCCGAAAACCTTGGTTGGTGTAATTAGCCAAGAGAAGTTTGAGAAATCACGAGCATACAGTCTTGACAAAAG CTATTTTCACTTTGTTCATGAGTTTGTAACTATACTTATGGACTCTgcaattttgttctttgggATCTTGCCTTGGTTTTGGAAG ATGTCTGGAGCTGTTTTACCGAGGTTGGGCCTTGATCCAGAGAATGAAATACTGCATACTCTTTCATTCTTGGCTGGTGTTATGACATGGTCACAG ATCACTGATTTGCCATTTTCTTTGTACTCAACTTTCGTGATCGAGTCTCGGCATGGGTTCAACAAA CAAACAATATGGATGTTCATTAGGGACATGATCAAAGGAACATTCCTCTCTGTCATACTAGGCCCACCCATTGTTGCTGCGATAATTTTCATAGTCCAG AAAGGAGGTCCTTATCTTGCCATCTATCTGTGGGCATTCATGTTTATCCTGTCTCTAGTGATGATGACTATATACCCGGTCTTGATAGCACCGCTCTTCAACAAGTTCACTCCT CTTCCAGATGGAGACCTCCGGGAGAAGATTGAGAAACTTGCTTCTTCTCTAAAGTTTCCTTTGAAGAAGCTGTTTGTTGTCGATGGATCTACAAGGTCAAGCCATAGCAAT GCTTACATGTATGGTTTCTTTAAGAACAAAAGGATTGTTCTTTATGATACGTTGATTCAGCAG TGCAAGAATGAGGATGAAATTGTGGCGGTTATTGCACACGAGCTTGGACATTGGAAACTGAATCACACTACATACTCGTTCATTGCAGTTCAA ATCCTTGCCTTCTTACAATTTGGAGGATACACTCTTGTCAGAAACTCCACTGATCTCTTCAGGAGTTTCGGATTTGATACACAGCCTGTTCTCATTGGTTTGATCATATTTCAG CACACTGTAATACCACTGCAACATCTAGTAAGCTTTGGCCTGAACCTCGTTAGTCGAGCGTTTGAGTTTCAG GCTGATGCTTTTGCTGTGAAGCTTGGCTATGCAAAAGATCTTCGTCCTGCTCTAGTGAAACTACAG